From the genome of Drosophila melanogaster chromosome 2L, one region includes:
- the CG31788 gene encoding uncharacterized protein, isoform A — translation MFESFDWTLGLDLKNFRDVKQRVVRKIGELEQHGAKWGRLIGIEDGKDDAFIRFMKQNI, via the exons ATGTT TGAGTCTTTCGATTGGACCTTGGGATTAGATTTGAAGAACTTTCGCGATGTGAAACAGCGTGTAGTAAGAAAAATCGGGGAACTGGAGCAACATGGAGCCAAGTGGGGTCGCCTCATCGGCATCGAAGATGGCAAGGATGATGCTTTCATTCGTTTCATGAAGCAGAACATTTAG